The Streptomyces kanamyceticus genome window below encodes:
- a CDS encoding phenylacetate--CoA ligase family protein, protein MRECERVCQTLYSEVSHEIQDAVVQRRLQQLVNTAMLNPLWRERLRGAGVTSAPTTFEEWQRVPLSDKDVQRDFFMDTRPGLVVPLTRGDFEVVASGGTSGGRPLEVVYALRELRDTYEIAGRFMGAYQLAGHLAGTDPKWLFTTLADYQMWSSGTMVGGVLQQVPGVNYVGAGPVTAPVLEHMFSYRGPKALMGISAGIAILAELGAGMRQEYRDSFRVALYGSGVLPHRKRVELQALYPNLAILSYFAATQAETIGLQLDAASPYLSSVPGLHYIEIVDEEGRPVPEGEEGELVVTRLHAHEAPLLRLKLGDRMIRRPRTEGPGLKTQQFEFAGRTGDVLHINDSQYSAARAYTAVCDELKAADVVDLAEVAHDVQFVNYREAKTITLFAAVDDVLGLTYRADAVLGPYGAQQLFVNALPRALSLFNHGEANAASIERTGYTFQLKFVPRLSAEIERTAVGKVPLVRDRG, encoded by the coding sequence ATGCGCGAATGCGAGCGGGTCTGCCAGACGCTCTACAGCGAGGTCTCGCACGAGATCCAGGACGCCGTCGTACAGCGCCGTCTCCAGCAGCTGGTCAACACCGCGATGCTCAATCCGCTGTGGCGCGAACGGCTGCGCGGCGCGGGTGTCACCAGCGCCCCCACGACGTTCGAGGAGTGGCAGCGCGTCCCTTTGTCGGACAAGGACGTCCAGCGCGACTTCTTCATGGACACCCGGCCCGGTCTGGTGGTCCCCCTCACGCGCGGCGACTTCGAGGTCGTGGCGAGCGGCGGCACCAGCGGGGGGCGACCGCTCGAAGTCGTCTACGCCCTGCGGGAGTTGCGCGACACCTATGAGATCGCCGGTCGTTTCATGGGCGCCTATCAGCTGGCCGGGCACCTCGCGGGCACCGACCCCAAATGGCTGTTCACCACGCTGGCCGACTACCAGATGTGGAGCAGCGGCACCATGGTCGGCGGAGTGCTGCAACAGGTGCCCGGCGTCAACTACGTCGGCGCGGGGCCCGTCACCGCCCCCGTCCTGGAGCACATGTTCTCCTACCGGGGCCCCAAGGCGCTGATGGGGATCTCCGCGGGCATCGCGATCCTCGCCGAGCTCGGCGCGGGCATGCGCCAGGAGTACCGGGACAGCTTCCGCGTCGCCCTGTACGGCAGCGGCGTACTGCCCCACCGCAAGCGGGTCGAACTCCAGGCGCTCTACCCGAACCTGGCGATCCTCAGCTACTTCGCCGCCACCCAGGCGGAGACGATCGGCCTCCAGCTCGACGCCGCGTCGCCCTATCTGTCCTCGGTGCCCGGACTGCACTACATCGAGATCGTCGACGAGGAGGGGCGTCCTGTCCCCGAGGGCGAGGAGGGCGAACTCGTCGTCACGCGCCTGCACGCACACGAGGCGCCGCTGCTCCGGCTCAAGCTGGGCGACCGGATGATCCGCAGGCCGCGCACGGAAGGGCCCGGCCTGAAGACCCAGCAGTTCGAGTTCGCGGGCCGCACCGGCGACGTGCTGCACATCAACGACAGCCAGTACTCGGCGGCGCGCGCCTACACCGCGGTGTGCGACGAACTGAAGGCGGCCGACGTCGTCGACCTGGCCGAGGTCGCGCACGACGTGCAGTTCGTCAACTACCGCGAGGCCAAGACGATCACGCTCTTCGCGGCGGTGGACGACGTGCTCGGCCTGACCTACCGGGCGGACGCCGTCCTCGGCCCCTACGGGGCGCAACAGCTGTTCGTGAACGCCCTGCCGCGCGCGCTCTCGCTGTTCAACCACGGCGAGGCGAACGCCGCGTCGATCGAGCGGACCGGCTACACCTTCCAGCTCAAGTTCGTGCCCAGGCTCTCCGCGGAGATCGAGCGGACAGCAGTCGGAAAGGTCCCGCTGGTGCGGGACCGCGGCTAG